One Cucurbita pepo subsp. pepo cultivar mu-cu-16 chromosome LG11, ASM280686v2, whole genome shotgun sequence DNA window includes the following coding sequences:
- the LOC111804734 gene encoding heparan-alpha-glucosaminide N-acetyltransferase isoform X1 — protein MNDGNSQNEISEPLISMEEIKSDSTPQHRLISVESDAVLSKPVKSKRVASLDIFRGLTVALMILVDDAGGDWPMIGHAPWYGCNLADFVMPFFLFIVGMAIALALKRIPNQLMAIEKVTLRTLKLLFWGLLLQGGYSHAPDKLTYGVDMRKIRLCGILQRIALAYLVVALVEVLSRKTQASGQPFNHFSIFKSYFWNWLVGACILIVYSALLYGTYIPDWQFTVTDSESVHYGRNFTVACGVRGSLDPPCNAVGYIDRKVLGIRHMYAHPAWRRSEACTENSPYAGPFRDNAPSWCFAPFEPEGILSSISAILSSIIGVHFGHVLIHFQDHSARLKQWVTMGFTLLILGLVLHFTHAIPLNKQLYTFSYVCVTSGAAALVFSVFYALVDIWGLRYLFLPLEWIGMNAMLVYVMAAAGIFAGFINGWYYEDPHNTLIYWIKKHVFIGVWHSKKVGILLYVIFAEILFWGLVSGILHRFGLYWKL, from the exons ATGAATGACGGTAACAGTCAAAACGAGATTTCTGAACCT CTCATTTCGATGGAAGAAATCAAGTCTGATTCCACTCCTCAGCACCGCCTTATCTCGGTGGAGTCCGATGCTGTGCTATCAAAACCAGTAAAATCGAAGCGTGTTGCGTCGCTTGATATCTTCCGAGGTCTCACCGTCGCG TTGATgattttggttgatgatgcgGGGGGAGACTGGCCTATGATCGGTCATGCACCATGGTATGGCTGCAATCTTGCAGATTTTGTGATGcctttcttcttgttcattGTTGGGATGGCCATTGCACTCGCACTGAAG agaaTACCAAACCAACTTATGGCCATCGAAAAGGTCACTCTTCGAACTTTAAAACTCCTATTCTGGGGCCTTCTATTACAAG GTGGCTATTCCCATGCGCCCGACAAACTGACTTATGGTGTTGACATGAGAAAGATAAGGTTATGTGGCATTCTCCAG AGAATTGCTCTAGCATATTTGGTTGTGGCACTTGTGGAAGTACTTTCAAGAAAAACACAAGCCAGTGGTCAACCATTTAATCACTTTTCAATATTCAAGTCATACTTCTGGAATTG GCTTGTTGGAGCTTGTATTCTTATTGTTTACTCTGCTCTCCTTTATGGAACATATATTCCTGATTGGCAATTTACTGTCACCGACAGCGAGAGTGTTCATTATGGAAGAAATTTCACT GTAGCTTGTGGTGTAAGAGGAAGTCTGGATCCTCCGTGTAATGCCGTGGGATATATCGACAGAAAAGTGCTGGGAATCCGTCACATGTATGCACATCCTGCTTGGAGAAGATCTGAA GCCTGCACTGAGAATTCTCCGTACGCAGGGCCTTTCCGAGATAATGCTCCGTCATGGTGTTTTGCCCCGTTTGAACCTGAAGGAATTTTAAG CTCGATATCTGCCATTCTGTCCTCAATTATTGGAGTGCATTTTGGGCATGTTCTAATTCATTTTCAG GATCACTCAGCTAGGCTGAAGCAATGGGTTACTATGGGCTTCACTCTTCTTATTTTAGGacttgttcttcatttcacTCATG CGATTCCATTAAATAAGCAGTTATATACGTTTAGCTATGTCTGTGTGACATCGGGAGCTGCAGCATTGGTTTTCTCAGTCTTCTACGCTTTG GTTGATATCTGGGGTTTGAGGTACTTGTTTCTACCATTGGAGTGGATTGGGATGAACGCGATGCTCGTGTATGTTATGGCAGCTGCTGGCATTTTTGCAGGTTTCATCAATGGATGGTATTATGAAGACCCCCACAACACACTG ATCTATTGGATAAAGAAGCATGTTTTCATTGGAGTTTGGCATTCAAAAAAAGTGGGCATTCTCTTGTATGTGATCTTTGCAGAGATCCTGTTTTGGGGCCTCGTCTCCGGGATCTTGCATCGGTTCGGCTTATACTGGAAGCTGTAA
- the LOC111804734 gene encoding heparan-alpha-glucosaminide N-acetyltransferase isoform X2 → MEEIKSDSTPQHRLISVESDAVLSKPVKSKRVASLDIFRGLTVALMILVDDAGGDWPMIGHAPWYGCNLADFVMPFFLFIVGMAIALALKRIPNQLMAIEKVTLRTLKLLFWGLLLQGGYSHAPDKLTYGVDMRKIRLCGILQRIALAYLVVALVEVLSRKTQASGQPFNHFSIFKSYFWNWLVGACILIVYSALLYGTYIPDWQFTVTDSESVHYGRNFTVACGVRGSLDPPCNAVGYIDRKVLGIRHMYAHPAWRRSEACTENSPYAGPFRDNAPSWCFAPFEPEGILSSISAILSSIIGVHFGHVLIHFQDHSARLKQWVTMGFTLLILGLVLHFTHAIPLNKQLYTFSYVCVTSGAAALVFSVFYALVDIWGLRYLFLPLEWIGMNAMLVYVMAAAGIFAGFINGWYYEDPHNTLIYWIKKHVFIGVWHSKKVGILLYVIFAEILFWGLVSGILHRFGLYWKL, encoded by the exons ATGGAAGAAATCAAGTCTGATTCCACTCCTCAGCACCGCCTTATCTCGGTGGAGTCCGATGCTGTGCTATCAAAACCAGTAAAATCGAAGCGTGTTGCGTCGCTTGATATCTTCCGAGGTCTCACCGTCGCG TTGATgattttggttgatgatgcgGGGGGAGACTGGCCTATGATCGGTCATGCACCATGGTATGGCTGCAATCTTGCAGATTTTGTGATGcctttcttcttgttcattGTTGGGATGGCCATTGCACTCGCACTGAAG agaaTACCAAACCAACTTATGGCCATCGAAAAGGTCACTCTTCGAACTTTAAAACTCCTATTCTGGGGCCTTCTATTACAAG GTGGCTATTCCCATGCGCCCGACAAACTGACTTATGGTGTTGACATGAGAAAGATAAGGTTATGTGGCATTCTCCAG AGAATTGCTCTAGCATATTTGGTTGTGGCACTTGTGGAAGTACTTTCAAGAAAAACACAAGCCAGTGGTCAACCATTTAATCACTTTTCAATATTCAAGTCATACTTCTGGAATTG GCTTGTTGGAGCTTGTATTCTTATTGTTTACTCTGCTCTCCTTTATGGAACATATATTCCTGATTGGCAATTTACTGTCACCGACAGCGAGAGTGTTCATTATGGAAGAAATTTCACT GTAGCTTGTGGTGTAAGAGGAAGTCTGGATCCTCCGTGTAATGCCGTGGGATATATCGACAGAAAAGTGCTGGGAATCCGTCACATGTATGCACATCCTGCTTGGAGAAGATCTGAA GCCTGCACTGAGAATTCTCCGTACGCAGGGCCTTTCCGAGATAATGCTCCGTCATGGTGTTTTGCCCCGTTTGAACCTGAAGGAATTTTAAG CTCGATATCTGCCATTCTGTCCTCAATTATTGGAGTGCATTTTGGGCATGTTCTAATTCATTTTCAG GATCACTCAGCTAGGCTGAAGCAATGGGTTACTATGGGCTTCACTCTTCTTATTTTAGGacttgttcttcatttcacTCATG CGATTCCATTAAATAAGCAGTTATATACGTTTAGCTATGTCTGTGTGACATCGGGAGCTGCAGCATTGGTTTTCTCAGTCTTCTACGCTTTG GTTGATATCTGGGGTTTGAGGTACTTGTTTCTACCATTGGAGTGGATTGGGATGAACGCGATGCTCGTGTATGTTATGGCAGCTGCTGGCATTTTTGCAGGTTTCATCAATGGATGGTATTATGAAGACCCCCACAACACACTG ATCTATTGGATAAAGAAGCATGTTTTCATTGGAGTTTGGCATTCAAAAAAAGTGGGCATTCTCTTGTATGTGATCTTTGCAGAGATCCTGTTTTGGGGCCTCGTCTCCGGGATCTTGCATCGGTTCGGCTTATACTGGAAGCTGTAA
- the LOC111804734 gene encoding heparan-alpha-glucosaminide N-acetyltransferase isoform X3, translated as MILVDDAGGDWPMIGHAPWYGCNLADFVMPFFLFIVGMAIALALKRIPNQLMAIEKVTLRTLKLLFWGLLLQGGYSHAPDKLTYGVDMRKIRLCGILQRIALAYLVVALVEVLSRKTQASGQPFNHFSIFKSYFWNWLVGACILIVYSALLYGTYIPDWQFTVTDSESVHYGRNFTVACGVRGSLDPPCNAVGYIDRKVLGIRHMYAHPAWRRSEACTENSPYAGPFRDNAPSWCFAPFEPEGILSSISAILSSIIGVHFGHVLIHFQDHSARLKQWVTMGFTLLILGLVLHFTHAIPLNKQLYTFSYVCVTSGAAALVFSVFYALVDIWGLRYLFLPLEWIGMNAMLVYVMAAAGIFAGFINGWYYEDPHNTLIYWIKKHVFIGVWHSKKVGILLYVIFAEILFWGLVSGILHRFGLYWKL; from the exons ATgattttggttgatgatgcgGGGGGAGACTGGCCTATGATCGGTCATGCACCATGGTATGGCTGCAATCTTGCAGATTTTGTGATGcctttcttcttgttcattGTTGGGATGGCCATTGCACTCGCACTGAAG agaaTACCAAACCAACTTATGGCCATCGAAAAGGTCACTCTTCGAACTTTAAAACTCCTATTCTGGGGCCTTCTATTACAAG GTGGCTATTCCCATGCGCCCGACAAACTGACTTATGGTGTTGACATGAGAAAGATAAGGTTATGTGGCATTCTCCAG AGAATTGCTCTAGCATATTTGGTTGTGGCACTTGTGGAAGTACTTTCAAGAAAAACACAAGCCAGTGGTCAACCATTTAATCACTTTTCAATATTCAAGTCATACTTCTGGAATTG GCTTGTTGGAGCTTGTATTCTTATTGTTTACTCTGCTCTCCTTTATGGAACATATATTCCTGATTGGCAATTTACTGTCACCGACAGCGAGAGTGTTCATTATGGAAGAAATTTCACT GTAGCTTGTGGTGTAAGAGGAAGTCTGGATCCTCCGTGTAATGCCGTGGGATATATCGACAGAAAAGTGCTGGGAATCCGTCACATGTATGCACATCCTGCTTGGAGAAGATCTGAA GCCTGCACTGAGAATTCTCCGTACGCAGGGCCTTTCCGAGATAATGCTCCGTCATGGTGTTTTGCCCCGTTTGAACCTGAAGGAATTTTAAG CTCGATATCTGCCATTCTGTCCTCAATTATTGGAGTGCATTTTGGGCATGTTCTAATTCATTTTCAG GATCACTCAGCTAGGCTGAAGCAATGGGTTACTATGGGCTTCACTCTTCTTATTTTAGGacttgttcttcatttcacTCATG CGATTCCATTAAATAAGCAGTTATATACGTTTAGCTATGTCTGTGTGACATCGGGAGCTGCAGCATTGGTTTTCTCAGTCTTCTACGCTTTG GTTGATATCTGGGGTTTGAGGTACTTGTTTCTACCATTGGAGTGGATTGGGATGAACGCGATGCTCGTGTATGTTATGGCAGCTGCTGGCATTTTTGCAGGTTTCATCAATGGATGGTATTATGAAGACCCCCACAACACACTG ATCTATTGGATAAAGAAGCATGTTTTCATTGGAGTTTGGCATTCAAAAAAAGTGGGCATTCTCTTGTATGTGATCTTTGCAGAGATCCTGTTTTGGGGCCTCGTCTCCGGGATCTTGCATCGGTTCGGCTTATACTGGAAGCTGTAA
- the LOC111804737 gene encoding 26S proteasome regulatory subunit 6A homolog produces MATAMVEDSNFEDDQLASMTTDDIVRASRLLDNEIRILKEEVQRTNLELESIKEKIKENQEKIKLNKQLPYLVGNIVEILEMNPEDDAEEDGANIDLDSQRKGKCVVLKTSTRQTIFLPVVGLVDPDKLKPGDLVGVNKDSYLILDTLPSEYDSRVKAMEVDEKPTEDYNDIGGLEKQIQELVEAIVLPMTHKERFQKLGIRPPKGVLLYGPPGTGKTLMARACAAQTNATFLKLAGPQLVQMFIGDGAKLVRDAFQLAKEKSPCIIFIDEIDAIGTKRFDSEVSGDREVQRTMLELLNQLDGFSSDERIKVIAATNRADILDPALMRSGRLDRKIEFPHPTEEARARIMQIHSRKMNVHPDVNFEELARSTDDFNGAQLKAVCVEAGMLALRRDATEVNHEDFNEGIIQVQAKKKASLNYYA; encoded by the exons ATGGCGACAGCTATGGTTGAAGATTCCAATTTCGAAGACGATCAGCTTGCTTCCATGACCACTGACGACATTGTTAGGGCTTCTCGTCTGCTTGACAACGAGATCCGAATTCTCAAG GAAGAGGTGCAAAGAACAAATCTGGAGTTGGAATCAATCaaggaaaaaataaaggagaacCAGGAGAAGATTAAACTCAATAAGCAGCTGCCTTACTTGGTCGGGAACATTGTCGAG attttggaaATGAACCCTGAAGATGACGCAGAAGAAGATGGTGCAAATATTGACCTTGATTCacaaaggaaaggaaagtgTGTTGTACTGAAGACATCCACTCGCCAG ACTATCTTTTTACCTGTTGTTGGACTTGTGGATCCTGATAAATTAAAGCCAGGTGACTTGGTTGGTGTAAACAAGGATAGTTACCTGATTTTGGATACTCTGCCATCTGAGTATGATTCTCGAGTGAAGGCTATGGAGGTTGATGAGAAACCTACAGAAGACTACAATGACATTGGAGGGCTGGAAAAGCAG ATTCAAGAACTCGTAGAGGCCATTGTCTTACCCATGACTCATAAAGAGAGGTTTCAGAAACTAGGAATTCGTCCACCTAAAGGTGTGCTTTTGTATGGACCTCCTGGCACTGGGAAAACTTTGATGGCACGTGCATGTGCAGCACAAACAAATGCTACCTTCTTGAAATTGGCTGGCCCACAACTTGTTCAG ATGTTCATTGGCGATGGTGCGAAACTTGTTCGAGATGCTTTCCAgcttgcaaaagaaaaatccccctgcatcatttttattgatgaaattGATGCTATTGGAACCAAGCGATTTGACAG CGAAGTAAGCGGAGACAGGGAGGTGCAACGGACCATGCTGGAGTTACTCAATCAACTGGATGGGTTTAGTAGTGATGAACGCATTaag GTTATAGCAGCAACAAATCGTGCTGATATTCTTGATCCAGCACTCATGCGTTCTGGTAGATTAGATCGGAAGATTGAGTTTCCTCATCCAACTGAAGAAGCCAGGGCCCGAATCATGCAG aTCCACTCGAGGAAGATGAATGTCCACCCAGATgtcaattttgaagaattagCTCGGTCCACTGACGACTTCAATGGTGCACAACTAAAAGCTGTTTGCGTTGAGGCCGGCATGCTGGCTCTTCGCCGTGATGCAACTGAG